One Chordicoccus furentiruminis DNA window includes the following coding sequences:
- a CDS encoding ABC transporter substrate-binding protein has protein sequence MSKKAIAAALSTMIGLSSAAALPMTVMADDNGYKTKELKVAIWDNNQLNGLQQIADEWSKKSGVKVQIDVITWNEYWTLLESGASGGTLPDVFWMHINEAQKYMDADMLLNLNDYIEADDAIDLNNYYDGIVNIYRSNDVQYALPKDHDTIALLYNKSIFDKYGVDYPTDDWDWDDYCAAAAAITKAGKDDDIYGTAMNTNDGQDGWYNFIYDFGGKLISDDGKTSGMDDENTIKAMTYLADNLFPSMPDQSLMAVTDPDVMFLSGKIGMMLQGSWMVNTFYTAENASDYAWAEIPYYDANGNGSCDDGERCSMYNGLGWAASANTADPKAAYDLISAFCSKEGQLKQSELGVTMAAYKGASDAFVDAFKEMDISPFLDVEKNGTLIQHPASRNTTVWESGFTTGLVAAWQDPSSMADVCKQMATMMNKALANEQ, from the coding sequence ATGAGCAAAAAAGCAATCGCAGCAGCACTTTCCACAATGATCGGTTTATCTTCCGCAGCAGCGCTTCCCATGACGGTCATGGCTGATGACAACGGATATAAAACCAAGGAACTTAAGGTGGCGATCTGGGACAACAACCAGCTGAACGGTCTTCAGCAGATCGCGGATGAGTGGTCGAAAAAATCCGGCGTGAAAGTTCAGATTGATGTCATCACCTGGAATGAATACTGGACATTGCTGGAGTCGGGTGCATCAGGAGGAACACTTCCGGATGTATTCTGGATGCATATCAACGAAGCGCAGAAATACATGGATGCAGATATGCTCCTGAACCTGAATGATTACATCGAGGCGGACGATGCCATTGACCTCAACAACTATTATGACGGCATCGTCAATATATACAGAAGCAACGATGTACAGTATGCGCTTCCGAAAGATCATGACACGATCGCTCTGCTGTATAACAAATCCATCTTTGACAAGTACGGTGTGGACTATCCGACGGATGACTGGGATTGGGACGATTACTGCGCAGCAGCCGCGGCGATCACGAAGGCCGGTAAGGATGATGACATATACGGCACGGCTATGAATACCAATGACGGCCAGGACGGATGGTATAACTTCATCTACGATTTCGGCGGCAAGCTGATCTCTGATGACGGCAAAACTTCCGGAATGGATGATGAAAATACAATAAAAGCAATGACCTATCTGGCGGACAACCTGTTCCCGTCCATGCCGGACCAGAGCCTGATGGCTGTAACCGACCCGGACGTCATGTTCCTGTCAGGGAAAATCGGAATGATGCTTCAGGGATCCTGGATGGTGAATACCTTCTATACCGCAGAAAATGCATCTGACTACGCATGGGCTGAGATCCCTTATTATGACGCAAATGGAAACGGCAGCTGTGATGACGGTGAACGATGCTCCATGTACAATGGCCTCGGATGGGCGGCATCGGCCAACACAGCGGATCCGAAGGCAGCGTACGATCTGATCAGCGCATTCTGCAGCAAAGAAGGGCAGCTTAAGCAGTCTGAACTCGGTGTGACCATGGCCGCTTACAAAGGGGCTTCCGATGCCTTTGTGGACGCATTCAAGGAAATGGATATCTCTCCTTTCCTGGATGTTGAAAAGAATGGCACCCTGATCCAGCACCCGGCTTCCCGCAACACCACGGTATGGGAGAGCGGATTCACCACCGGACTGGTTGCCGCATGGCAGGATCCCTCTTCCATGGCGGATGTGTGCAAACAAATGGCAACGATGATGAATAAGGCTCTTGCAAACGAGCAATAA
- a CDS encoding AraC family transcriptional regulator: protein MRRIDKAKRNIYYHCLEYDHEQLGDLFLVACGMEDADPGAVTGPDIRDGYHLHVVRSGKGTIRISGKEQPVHEGQMFILKDGEEAFYRADEAEPWSYCWVTYNGSDARRITEETGFRENVYILDSSIPADQFFEMIRRMHLRPEMTRINKLFQKGIMMEYLALAMEAGGHGSEADEKRRHRPVEDYVERAANFIHYNYRTIEVKDVVNFIGFSRGYLSTAFRKTKGMSVQEYLLRVRMQKAKELIKATDLQIQEIGKRVGYDDQLNFSRIFRKYEGVSPSEFRREINDPEENR, encoded by the coding sequence ATGAGAAGGATCGATAAGGCCAAACGGAATATTTATTACCATTGTCTGGAATACGACCACGAACAGCTGGGGGATCTGTTTCTTGTAGCCTGCGGCATGGAAGACGCTGATCCCGGAGCTGTGACCGGTCCTGATATAAGAGACGGATATCATCTTCATGTCGTCAGATCCGGAAAAGGAACGATCCGTATCTCGGGAAAGGAGCAGCCGGTACACGAGGGCCAGATGTTCATCCTGAAGGATGGTGAAGAAGCTTTTTACCGGGCAGATGAAGCCGAACCCTGGAGTTATTGCTGGGTGACCTACAATGGCAGCGACGCCAGGCGGATCACAGAAGAGACCGGCTTCAGGGAAAACGTCTATATTTTGGACAGCTCCATTCCGGCAGATCAGTTTTTCGAGATGATCAGACGGATGCATCTTCGTCCTGAGATGACCCGGATCAATAAACTCTTCCAGAAAGGAATCATGATGGAGTATCTGGCCCTGGCCATGGAAGCGGGCGGACACGGATCAGAAGCGGATGAAAAAAGGAGGCACCGGCCTGTAGAGGATTATGTTGAAAGAGCAGCCAATTTCATTCATTACAACTATCGGACCATCGAAGTAAAAGACGTTGTGAATTTCATCGGTTTCTCTAGAGGTTATCTGTCCACTGCGTTCCGAAAGACGAAGGGCATGTCCGTGCAGGAATACCTTCTCAGAGTGAGGATGCAGAAGGCGAAAGAGCTGATCAAGGCGACCGATCTGCAGATACAGGAAATAGGGAAACGCGTCGGATACGATGATCAGCTGAACTTTTCAAGGATATTCAGAAAATACGAGGGTGTAAGCCCGTCTGAGTTTAGGAGAGAGATAAATGACCCAGAAGAGAACAGGTGA